A stretch of DNA from Anaerobacillus isosaccharinicus:
CGACGTCTACTTAAAATGCTGTGCTCGTTAACTAAAAACTGTTTACGAGATTTGCGCATGTTTTCAATTCTTTCCTCTGCCATTCGATCTGCTGCTAAGTAAGTAGGAATTCGGTCACGTTTTGAAATTTCAAAAATCGTTTCAATTTTATCATAAATTGTTTCTACTCTCTTCATTGCTCGCTCACGGTTATACCCGTATAACTCATCAGCTACGTTAATTACACCACCTGCATTAATTACATAGTCAGGTGCATAAACAATTCCTAGCTCAGAAATTAAATCTCCATGTTTTGTTTCTTTTAACTGATTATTCGCTGCCCCGGCAATTACTTTTGCTTTTAATTGCGGAATTGTATCATCATTAATAATTGCTCCAAGTGCACAGGGAGAAAAAATATCACAATCAACACTGTAAATATCATTAATATCAACAGCTTTTGCACCAAAATCTTCAACGGCGCGAGCTACAGCTTCTTTATTAATATCAGTTACAATTAATTTCGCACCTTCTTCATGTAGATGCTTACAAAGAGTATAAGAAACATTCCCTACACCTTGAACAGCAACTGTAAGTCCTTCTAACGAATCTGAACCAAAAGCTTCTTTTGCAGCCGCTTTCATTCCAACGTAAACCCCATAAGCCGTAACTGGTGACGGATTACCCGAAGAACCGAACGCAGGAGAAATTCCTGTTACATAATCAGTTTCTTCATGAATGATATCCATATCTGCTACAGTTGTTCCAACATCTTCTGCAGTAATGTAACGGCCATTTAAACCTTGAATATAGCGACCAAATGCACGGAACATTTCTTCATTTTTATCTTTGCGGGAATCGCCAATAATTACTGTCTTTCCCCCA
This window harbors:
- the bcd gene encoding branched-chain amino acid dehydrogenase; translation: MELFKYMETYDYEQVVVCQDKQSGLKAIIAIHDTTLGPALGGTRMWSYNSEAEAFEDALRLAKGMTYKNAAAGLNLGGGKTVIIGDSRKDKNEEMFRAFGRYIQGLNGRYITAEDVGTTVADMDIIHEETDYVTGISPAFGSSGNPSPVTAYGVYVGMKAAAKEAFGSDSLEGLTVAVQGVGNVSYTLCKHLHEEGAKLIVTDINKEAVARAVEDFGAKAVDINDIYSVDCDIFSPCALGAIINDDTIPQLKAKVIAGAANNQLKETKHGDLISELGIVYAPDYVINAGGVINVADELYGYNRERAMKRVETIYDKIETIFEISKRDRIPTYLAADRMAEERIENMRKSRKQFLVNEHSILSRRR